GATTCATTTGATTCATCGTTCATTCAAAATCTTCAAAATCTTCACCTTCATTTATCACCCCTAGACGCAAGGCGTGAAACGCTTTTCGTATCCACCacatgatggccaagaaaggTGCCACTCGATGACCTCCAAGTCTCTATCGCTTACTTACCCAAGGGAAGTGATCGATAAGGGGGGAAACGCTGGGAAGGACACCAGTGTGGCAGGCATTTGCATGCTATCCACCGCGATCAAGATGCATGGCCCCGAACCAAACAACAGAAAGTCCGCTCTGGCGTCGGCTGAGAGAGAGCAGTGGGAGCAGGCCATGCAGGAAGAATATAACAGTCTGATGGAAAATCAGACCTGGAGAGTAGTGAAACGACCAGCAGATCGAAAGGTACTGACCGGCCGGTGGGTCTTCAAACGAAAACTTGGTTCCAACGGGGAAGTCGCTCGACACAAGGCAAGATTTGTCGTGCGGGGTTTCTCGCAGATATACGGTCTAGATTTTGACGAAACCTATGCCTCAGTAGTGAAGTCGGCATCCTACCGAATACTCTTTGCACTCCAAGCTCGATACGGATGGAAGTGCCACCAGATGGACATTAAGACGGCTTTCCTCAATGGCAATCTGGAGCACGAGATTTTTGTCGAACCACCAGAAGGCTACCCTGAAGCAAAAAATCAAGTTCTCAAACTATGCAAGTCCCTGTATGGACTAAAGCAGGCACCAAGACAGTGGTACTTCAAACTCAGGGCTTTCCTCGAAGAAAGTGGTTGGAGAGTCTCAAACTTCGACCCGTCCGTGTTCATTCAGGATGATGAGAACCTCATCATGGAAGTCTATGTCGACGATATCAACATATTTGGCATGAATGAGAATCGAATCATAGCCATGAAGCACCAACTGGCTGCACGTTTCAACATGACTGACCTTGGTCTTTGTGCCTATTACTTGGGGATGCATGTGcgacaagaaacaaatgGCGACCTCCATTTGCATCAAGGATCGTACATCCAACAGATCCTCGAACGGTATGGACTGCAAGGCATCCATCCACGAAGGACACCCATGAGAACAAACCTGAAAATGACCAAGAACGACGGTCACCCTCAGTCCCTCGATTTTCAACGACGATATCAATCCAAGGTTGGAGCACTCAATTATGCAATGGTGGTCACGCGTCCAGATATTGCCGAAGCAGTGGGAGTCGTCTCCAGGTTTTGCGCGAATCCGACTGAAGAACACATGAAAGCAGTTGATGATATCTATGCTTACTTGAAACACACGCCCAACCTTGGCCTCCATTTCAAGAGGGACTGTCCAGACCGAGAATTGCATGCTTATGTCGATGCAGACTGGGCAGGGTGCCCAGATACGCGAAGATCTACAACAGGCTATGTGATTAAACTAGCCGGAAGTCCTGTGTCGTGGTCATCTCGAAGACAAAGGACCGTAGCCATGTCAACCTGCGAAGCTGAATATGTAGCTGGCTATAAGGCCACTCAGGAAATCATCTGGATTCAAAACATGATCAACGATCTTCGCATCGAAGCCCTGGAAGTGACGTCAACTCCACTTTTGATTGACAATAATGCTGCGCTCAAGTTGACCCGCAACCCTGAGTTGCATGATCGCACAAAACACATCGAATTAAAATACCATTTTCTGCGAGAAATGACGCTCAGTGGGAGAATTAATGCTCAAAGGGTTAGCACCAAGGACAATCAGGCAGATCTCCTCACGAAGCCGCTCCCCAGGGACGCTCATGAAAATCTAACAAGGGGACTCGGGATGGACAAGAGCTTTTGTACTGAACTCGTCACCTGCGGTTAGTGGGAGAGTTGTTCTTGAACGGCAGGTGGCGTCAGCAGCTCTGATACAGCACTTGCAGCTACCAaacagaggctgaagctaccaaaagcaataatcaagggatcaaacatcacaatgtaTCAGTAGTGTTATaacgcaacaaaagcaagctgcaggcagcttgcttgtaCCTATAAAGAGGTCTATCTGATCTCTCTAGataccaaaaaaaaaattatagAAGAAGTACACTTAAAGAATCACAATTTCAACTATTTCCAAAGATGTTGCTATGGCCTGGGCACCATTTGACAGATACCTGATATGGATGCTTGTCTCCTACCCTCTGAAAGGTTCTAAAGCAGGCCTGTGAGGAGTTTGGTGCTGTCGTTCCTATACAGTCAATAACGGAGGTATTATCCATACAGACTGTAATTGGTTCGTTAGCAAGATTAGCGAGTAAAGCGCGTTGAAGTCCTTCTAATGCGCCGTGGATCTCTGCGTCAAAGACTTCTCTGCGGCCTAGTTGGCCAGAGCCCCAATCAACAAGGCGTCCCTTGTGGAACACTGCAAATCCGTACCCTGCGGTGTctctttctgtcttggaGCCATCGCTAAAGACAATGAATCCCGCGGGCTTATCCTGAAGCCAGTGTTGGAATTGCAGCACGGCggtttcttttggtggtCTGTTTCCTGCAGCTTCAGTCGGGATGCTATCATCAAAGCGGCGTGGGATAAGCCTTGGTCGTTCAACTTCCTTTGCACATGCCGCTGTTCGGAGGAGTCGGCTATGCCTCTGCAGAGTTCGGCCATGTATTGCTGGGTGGTTGCTCTGGTCAACTTCATGCTGTGCTTGTCTTAGCCGTCTGGATACTGGGTGTGCTGCGTCTAGCATGGCGTAGCGAAGCGCCGTGCGCGCTTGATGCTGCTTTAGTATGATTTCTGCCGGCGGAATTGCTGCCTCTTTCCAAAGAATAACTCGTGGGGTGGTCTTCCAAACAGGTAGTACTGCGTGGCAGGCCTTATTCAGGATTACTTGGATTTTCGAGAGTTGAGTTTTGGTGATCGTCCTTGCTTTCCTGTGGGTTGACTCAGAAGGGAAGCCAGGGAACCATGTGTCCAGCCCGTAAAAGAGTGTGGGTAGGGCTACTGCATATACTGCTCTCCTGGCCGCTACTGCTGACGTTCCGCGTACTGTATTGTTAACGAACCGTAGCTGTGAGACAACCTTACTTGCCTTAAGCGACCATTTATCGATGTGCGTGCTAAAGGTGAGCCTGCGGTCAAGCCAGACTCCCAGCCAACGCATTGCCTTTTGTGCCTTAACctcctggccttggtgaCAGACTGTTGGGGAGCTTCTATCCCTTTTTCTGGAGAAGTGCATAAcctctgtcttgtctgggtcGAAGGAAAAAGCCTCCTGTTGCCCCCATGCTTCCATTGCAGCAATTGCCGcgtttgcttttgcagtgGTCTCCTCCAGGCTGTCTCCTGTGAAGAGCATTGCTGTATCGTCTGCGTAGCCATACCTCTCTGTTGCTCCTAGAAGGGAGTAGATAGGGGTGGTGGCTAGGAGATAGAGAATCGGTGATATCGGCGAGCCTTGAGGGAGGCCGCATGGCAGCTCTGCGGGTTCTGTTTTAGCATCCTGGAATCTGACAAGAGCTTTGCGGTGGGAGACAAAGTGGTAGATCCACCAAACCAGGAAATCCGGCCATCCTTGTTGTCGGAGTCGTAGGACTAGCCTATTGGGGAGAATAGCATCAAACGCTCCTTTAACATCCATTGTAACAAGTGTGGCGATCTTGCCGTTACCTAAGGCACGTTCAACATCGTAGATAAGTGCGGTAACTATGTCTGTGGCGCTTCGTTTTGGGAGTGCTCCAGCCTGGTTCGGATGGAGGACCTTGTACTTGACAGCTAGGTAGGCGAGACGCCGACCGATTACTCGTTCTAGGCCTTTAGACAGGCAGGAAAGAAGGGAGATGGGGCGCCACGCGGAGACATCACTGAGGTCTCTCTTATTGAGTTTCGGAATCATTGCCACCTCTGCTGTTTTAAAGGCAGTTGGGTGGTATCCTAGGGTGAGGCAAGCGTTATAGAGGAGTGTGGTGACATGCGAAATACTTGGCCAGATTGCTTGGAGCATTTTCGTTGTAATACCGTCCATTCCAGGAGTGGTGTTTCCCGTTTTCAGTAGTGCATCCTGGGCTTCGCTGCAGACCTGTCTATTGTACTGTGTTATCGTACTATTATGTCTACTATCGTACTATTATCTTTACTTCAAAGTATACTACGAAGTATAGTTTTTCAAGGTGAAGTACGATAGCAACTTTACTATCGTACTTTGGAAAGAAAGTCTGCGTTTTAATTGGCCCAATTTGCCCGCAGAGATCTTATCTTTGTGATAAGACTTGCCAAATCTTCTTTTCTCTGCGTTTGCAAGAAGCCATACTGTCGCGAAATGCGTGCTTCCAATTTCTTACTATGCAAGAATACAGCCCGTAACTGTTTGAACTGTGCTGTTTGTTTCCTCGTTCCTTGTTCTCGCTAGACCGTTTCAACGTTCTCTTAAATTGATCAATCGTCCCTTCTTCCGAGCGTTTTGCTTTATCCctcataattgctttttccggctcTCTCTCTTCTCATCACAACCGAAGTTGCCATGTTGTCCATTACACCAAGTCTGCTAGCAGAGTAGAAAGAGGCACAGTTTTCCGACAGATACTGATTGATCAAAAGCCTATCGCCCTTCACATTTGTGGCACTTAAGATTACTTGTTTACCATGGATTGCTCTAAGTTTACGATCAATACTCTGGTCTCTCAACCGATTGCTCCTCTTTCGAGTGCTCGGTCTTCAAGTGCTGGCCCTTCTCGAAGCAGTGAGGATGCTACTTCTGCTTCCATTCTTTTGCTTGATTTCGATATCACTCCATTCTTTCGCAAGATTTATCCCGAACCTCCCAAATTAGGCCCTTCAGGTAAACGGAAAGCTACAGGGAATGCTGTATATCGATGCCTCCATTGCCCTGCGGACACGCCATGGGAAAGCAAGCAGAAATCTAACGCTCGCAATCATGCTCGGAAGATGCATCCCAATATTGTTATAAACTTCGGTAGTAGCCTCGGTGTGGATTCGAATTCGGATGGTGTCGAGCAGCCTTTCCAGAAGCCCCGGATTGACCACTTTTACGCCCTTCAAGCCTCTGAATCATCTCTCCGCCGCGCATTTGATCGACGGCGATATATCCAGGCCTGGGTAGGCCTCTTAACTAGGAGGCGCCTTCCATTTTCTGCCGTTACCTGGGATGAGACGTCGGAATTAGTACTAGCGAGTAACCCGGCTGTGGAGGATTTATTGCTAACATCCCGGTCTGCTGCGATGCGGCATATATCTGCGAACTTCGATCTATATCGAACCAGACTTCGAAATTTACTTGAAGGCTCTTTCTCACTCGTGCACATCTCATCTGACCTTTGGACTAGTCCTCATCGACATGGTATTCTAGCTCTCTGTGCCAgatggattgatgcagaTTTAAAGCCTCGACGCGCGCTGCTAGGGATGCCGGAGTGCAAATTCAGCCATAGTGGAGAGCATCAAGCAGAACTCATGCTTGAGGTGCTTGAGGTCTACGGTCTTCCTAGAAGACTGGGATATCATACCAGTGATAACGCTACATCAAATGATACATGCCTGCAACACCTTTCGCGGcttgtcaaggagaagcatgGCGTAAGATTACGTCTCACCCGTTCACGCTTAATCTGAGGGCTAAACACATCATACTTTAGGGCGATTTCAACCCCAAACTGCGTCGTATCCGCTGTGTTGCACATattctcaatctctccctTCAGGCATTCCTTCTAGCCTCGTCAAAAGAAGCCCTGATCGCAGCCCTCAAAGCCGCCGATGATACGACAGGCGATGCGATGTATGAGCAGTTTTACGAAGCACTGAATACAGCTGCGGAGAGGGAATCGAGCCAATCAACTGGGCAGAAGCGCCTTTCGAAGAAGGGTAAATCATCAGATCCAAACTACCAGCGACTAGCCAACTTTTCTGGGTGGCGTCAGATCTCGGCTCTAAGAAAAATACACCATCTTGCTGTGTGGCTGCGAACATCATCAATTCACTCTGATCAGTGGGATCTGAGAGTAGGCCTGCGACTCGGCATTGATAACGATAACAGGTGGAACTCCTGGTATAAGCTACTATCTAATGCGCTACGGAAGAAGGCTGAAATACGACAGTTCTTTCTCGATTTTGAAAGAGAACTTGGTGATAATATACTGACTATATCTGACTGGGACCTTATTGAGCGGACGCAACAGTTTCTCCAACCATTTGCGGCCGCGACACTGCTTGGAGAAGGGGCAGGATCAAATCTCTCTCATACTTTGATGATCATGGATGCTTTGCTGCACCATTACGAGAAGGCAAAGGTAAGGAAGTCATGCTTTAATTCTCTGCAGGATACTCAAGGAAGTAACGATATGTTCTTAGAAACTTTATAGCGCCGAGGCTACTTACGATCCGCACCTTGTTCATTGTGTGGACATGGGTTGGTTCGTTCTAAACAAATACTACGCTTTAACCGACGAAACTCCTGCATACGCTGctgctctccttcttgatcCTTCAAAAAGGCTCAAATATATTCAGCACAACTCGGATATCGGCTGGATTGACAGTGCTGTTGAAAAGACTTGTAGGTTCTGGGAAGAGAACTATAAAGATGCTGGACGTAGGTGGTACTTGTCCATCAGCTAAAGATGAATCGACACACTCTCGGCGGCCGAGGAATGGTTTAGATGCTCTATTTGATGAGATTGCTGTATGGGAAGAAACTAATTCTGATGTGGATGATCTCGAAACATTTATCAAAAGTCCTCCGAATAGGATTACTTGCTCCCCTCTTCTCTGGTGGCTTAATCCTGAGCGGATCAAAACGTATCCACGCCTTTGTCGGATGGCTATTGATGTACTCTCGATCCCACCCGAATCAACAGATCCAGAATCAGCATTCTCCGGCGGCAGACGTACTCTCAGCTGGGATAGAGAAAGCATGTTATGTGAGAACGTGGAAAAGGTTGAGTGTATCGGCAACTGGATACGGTCGGGCTTTATTACGCTCTCAATTGAGGGTGGAAAGGGCATTATACTCGATACAGCTATTgatgtagatgtagatagagagattgatgatgagctAGATTGACTACTATTTGGAGAGAATTGATGGGACTTGTCCAGAAGTAATTTTACTTCCAACTTAGTAAATTTACTATTCTACTATCGTACTATATGCatattatctttactatcGTACTATCGTACTACGAAGTATAGTTTCTGGCGTAAAATCGATATTACACTTTTTCGCCGAAGTATACTTACTATTCATATAGACAGGTATGCTTCGCTGGTTGAGATGTGTGCCGAGAAAGGGATTTGTTGGGTTGGTGAAACTGTGGGGGTCCATGGATCTGGGATATCATCTGATACGTCCCAAGAGACTCCGAGGAAAATGCGGATCCGGCTCAGGCCAGACGGTCGAGACCGGGTGAGCCATGCATGGATGCCTGGGTGAGCCGCCCTCAAAAGGGTCGCGCGACCACCGCGCGACGCAACATCCTGCAACCAACATTCACAATTCAGTTTTTCGAAATATCGACGTGACCCCGACAATGTACAGGCTACGGAGAAGGAAGGATGTAGCAGTTTAAATGGAAGCCCTTTCCCCTCCGTAGCCTCGCGTTTTGCTACCATCCTCTTTCATTCATTGTCAGTCAGTTATCGCCCGGTTCTCCTGTGAGCATGTTTTCATCGAAGCAACGATTCCGACTAACTGATCCTGCGGCAGTTGCAGACCGCGCCAAATCCCGCGGCTGGAAGGCTGACGAACATCTTGAGAACGATAAGCAGAGGGACTTGAACAAATATGATGACAAAGTTAAGGAGAAGCAAGATCAGGTGCTTCACAAATACGCCATGTAAGGACAATGAGCAACAAAGGACATTCCACTCTGCTAATATGCACATAGTTGGCACTGGGACAGGTCCGGACGCAATGTCGACTTCGAACCGTACAAAGACGTACTGCTTCGCGAAGGGGTACCCATACCTCCTATTCAGGAGCTTAAGGATTTCTGGAGATTTTATAAAGATCAGTCGGTCGGAAGACTTCGTGAACGTCCCACTGCGCCAACGCTcaaagcaagagcaaaagaGTTCAAGGGCGGCTATATGCGTATGACTGGAAATCTCCTTAACGACGAAGATACCAGGGAAATTAATTACGTGCGTTTAACCAAGCAGCAGATTTTACCTTATTTTTTAACCTTCACTAACTATCACACAGTGGTTAAAAAATGTCCTGCCTTTCGAGGAGAAGAGTGGTGTTAAGGACATCGTGATGCCAAAGTACAACTAtaaaccagttgacctggATCGGCACCTCGACGCTCTGTATACCAGGGGAGACCTGGGGATCACACACGAGAGGACTAGGTTTCAGTTCCACCTGATTCTCCTTATGTTTGCCAACACCGGAGCTCGAAAAGGCGGGCTATTAACAGATGGGATAAAGTACAAGGTAATGGTTACACTCCAAAATCTCAAACTCTAGCGAACATACTCTTATTGAGCCTCTAGGATATCCGACTTGTTCTCGAAAGAAGTGGCAATGGTGGTCGACGGTTTATTTTCGGCCATTACCAACGAACAGTTAAGAACAATAAGGATCCGGAGAACAATAAGTAAGATATACCCCTTGCGCCCGAGGCACGTTCGAAGCTGATGGGCCCAGGTTTGGTGCTACTGGCCGAGAGCATAAGATTCTTCGTTACAATGCTGTTTTTCTATTGCTACTACTTGCTATCGCAGACAATGCTCTTGATCGGGACGATTTCGTTCAGATTCTAAAAGGGAATGGAGACGGGCCAATAGAATGGAATGTTGCAGCCCTGGAGACTCCTATCTGCAGATCAGTCGATCGACAGGGTACGGTCGATGACACGAAACCCATGAGCGAGTTTGTTTTTTTAGGCATAttcaagaagctcttcatgGCAGAGTACGACTATTCGCGTGCTTCTATGCACATGATTAGGCGTGAAATTGGCAAACAGCTTGATGGTAAGTATTGTATCTCCATAGTCCAAGCATAAAGAGGTTGACTTGCGATTAGAGCGATATACTGAGGTAGAAAGATCTCAACACCTCACCCAAGCCGACAAAGCTGTATTTGGCCAAAGCTACGTTGCATTTGTTTCTTCCTGCGATGGATTTGCCGCATTCATGCGCGAGAAGCCGGATCATGCAGCAGTTGAATATTTCCAGGGTGTCAGTCAGTTCTGGCAGCCTGGCCTTCCCACCAAGTTGCCCGCCGCTTTAAGAGACAAAATAAACAATCACCCCGACATTTTGGAGCTGAAGAGAGAAATAAAAGCATCGGGATCCATCCGATCGGGAAAAAAAACTACGAAAAACCAGTTGAATGCTTTAAGAAAACGGCTTGAGAGAGGGGTTCTGGAGGAGCATCGCTCTAAATGCTTCAAAGAAAAGCGGCGAGATAGGTTACTGCGTGGCAGCCATCGCAGTGcggaggacgacgacgacgcggACCCGCTTAATGATCTAATACCCGAGAAGGGCCGTGTTGCACAAGCCATGATGCGCACATTACCTGTTGATCATGCCAAACAGCCAGACATCATGCGAGATGCTCTTTTACTACTCACAGGATCTGGGAGCGTTTACTATCGTCCCCAAGAGGTGCCCAAGAATGAACTCTGCCCATATTGCGAGTTGGCAGTGAAGAGGTTCGCTAGAGGACGACTTCATCTACATAAGAGTATGTCACTGACTAGTTTGTAGCCTTCCTCCTCGACAGCGATCTCAGCATATTCACCGTTGTCGAAGAAAGTCAACAGCGGAGACTTTAGGCGTGAGCTGGACCGACCTGAAATTTTGCTACTTCTGTATGGCGTTCTATACAAGGGAGGATTGGCAAGATGATTGTCAGAACCACCTGTCACATCTAAAGCACTGCTGCTCGATTACGTACAGACATACGCTACTGCGTCCAGCCTTTTGCCCACTCTGCAAGCAGACAAAAGACCTCCCAGCGAGCGACCGGCTACAGTATTGGGAACgggatgccgatgccatTCGTCATATTGAGGAAATCCACGGCTGGATTTGGTTATGCGCTGAATGTAACTTTTCATGCTATGGGAGACAGCCGGGCCTCTATCATCTTCACGACGCACACGGCTACAGCATCTCAAATGCTAAATTG
The DNA window shown above is from Pochonia chlamydosporia 170 chromosome Unknown PCv3seq00012, whole genome shotgun sequence and carries:
- a CDS encoding restless-like transposase (similar to Metarhizium robertsii ARSEF 23 XP_007826343.2); protein product: MDCSKFTINTLVSQPIAPLSSARSSSAGPSRSSEDATSASILLLDFDITPFFRKIYPEPPKLGPSGKRKATGNAVYRCLHCPADTPWESKQKSNARNHARKMHPNIVINFGSSLGVDSNSDGVEQPFQKPRIDHFYALQASESSLRRAFDRRRYIQAWVGLLTRRRLPFSAVTWDETSELVLASNPAVEDLLLTSRSAAMRHISANFDLYRTRLRNLLEGSFSLVHISSDLWTSPHRHGILALCARWIDADLKPRRALLGMPECKFSHSGEHQAELMLEVLEVYGLPRRLGYHTSDNATSNDTCLQHLSRLVKEKHGGDFNPKLRRIRCVAHILNLSLQAFLLASSKEALIAALKAADDTTGDAMYEQFYEALNTAAERESSQSTGQKRLSKKGKSSDPNYQRLANFSGWRQISALRKIHHLAVWLRTSSIHSDQWDLRVGLRLGIDNDNRWNSWYKLLSNALRKKAEIRQFFLDFERELGDNILTISDWDLIERTQQFLQPFAAATLLGEGAGSNLSHTLMIMDALLHHYEKAKKLYSAEATYDPHLVHCVDMGWFVLNKYYALTDETPAYAAALLLDPSKRLKYIQHNSDIGWIDSAVEKTSKDESTHSRRPRNGLDALFDEIAVWEETNSDVDDLETFIKSPPNRITCSPLLWWLNPERIKTYPRLCRMAIDVLSIPPESTDPESAFSGGRRTLSWDRESMLCENVEKVECIGNWIRSGFITLSIEGGKGIILDTAIDVDVDREIDDELD
- a CDS encoding chromo (CHRromatin organization MOdifier) domain-containing protein; the encoded protein is MFSSKQRFRLTDPAAVADRAKSRGWKADEHLENDKQRDLNKYDDKVKEKQDQVLHKYAIWHWDRSGRNVDFEPYKDVLLREGVPIPPIQELKDFWRFYKDQSVGRLRERPTAPTLKARAKEFKGGYMRMTGNLLNDEDTREINYWLKNVLPFEEKSGVKDIVMPKYNYKPVDLDRHLDALYTRGDLGITHERTRFQFHLILLMFANTGARKGGLLTDGIKYKDIRLVLERSGNGGRRFIFGHYQRTVKNNKDPENNKFGATGREHKILRYNAVFLLLLLAIADNALDRDDFVQILKGNGDGPIEWNVAALETPICRSVDRQGTVDDTKPMSEFVFLGIFKKLFMAEYDYSRASMHMIRREIGKQLDERYTEVERSQHLTQADKAVFGQSYVAFVSSCDGFAAFMREKPDHAAVEYFQGVSQFWQPGLPTKLPAALRDKINNHPDILELKREIKASGSIRSGKKTTKNQLNALRKRLERGVLEEHRSKCFKEKRRDRLLRGSHRSAEDDDDADPLNDLIPEKGRVAQAMMRTLPVDHAKQPDIMRDALLLLTGSGSVYYRPQEVPKNELCPYCELAVKSLPPRQRSQHIHRCRRKSTAETLGVSWTDLKFCYFCMAFYTREDWQDDCQNHLSHLKHCCSITYRHTLLRPAFCPLCKQTKDLPASDRLQYWERDADAIRHIEEIHGWIWLCAECNFSCYGRQPGLYHLHDAHGYSISNAKLIQGEIAESVPDSTTQLVAVNYNAPNGSNNFESISFLPSPAPDLPLEAREENFYKLHTMLDPQLLAGSDPCSDTCADPSTGMFYESSTSDTASFWDDTCDMDPLDELMSQYITFPADAAEGGPLPNEISNTGDVIDLTGDDKLTPQTTEPLSTEQHRPRQPNPGDDNSVPDHTACPAASHLCPSPTLQGAEGRASDQTRRDTDTLRSLLPERRESNVVAEASEMNPEPEIRTNSHIDHQKGNNHQSVKQAVRIRLKTSSPAKNDNNQHTSLATLITAPSPSCKLHSTDLEGHSTSPKRKLIRLHRQKRLEASEDDESVQTEQPDRKRQKNNIYKVKRYLAVWGKIFLEWDDGTTGWEPKSNIIDKEGLAKFQAEYQGIDEGVDILNVRQSRARAYQFLVHWHGRPDSEDRWVDEKYMNRDRIEEMKAKARVSSRASGQKRVRRSQ
- a CDS encoding reverse transcriptase (similar to Beauveria bassiana ARSEF 2860 XP_008602273.1), encoding MHGPEPNNRKSALASAEREQWEQAMQEEYNSLMENQTWRVVKRPADRKVLTGRWVFKRKLGSNGEVARHKARFVVRGFSQIYGLDFDETYASVVKSASYRILFALQARYGWKCHQMDIKTAFLNGNLEHEIFVEPPEGYPEAKNQVLKLCKSLYGLKQAPRQWYFKLRAFLEESGWRVSNFDPSVFIQDDENLIMEVYVDDINIFGMNENRIIAMKHQLAARFNMTDLGLCAYYLGMHVRQETNGDLHLHQGSYIQQILERYGLQGIHPRRTPMRTNLKMTKNDGHPQSLDFQRRYQSKVGALNYAMVVTRPDIAEAVGVVSRFCANPTEEHMKAVDDIYAYLKHTPNLGLHFKRDCPDRELHAYVDADWAGCPDTRRSTTGYVIKLAGSPVSWSSRRQRTVAMSTCEAEYVAGYKATQEIIWIQNMINDLRIEALEVTSTPLLIDNNAALKLTRNPELHDRTKHIELKYHFLREMTLSGRINAQRVSTKDNQADLLTKPLPRDAHENLTRGLGMDKSFCTELVTCG
- a CDS encoding reverse transcriptase (similar to Metarhizium robertsii ARSEF 23 XP_007816557.1) is translated as MLQAIWPSISHVTTLLYNACLTLGYHPTAFKTAEVAMIPKLNKRDLSDVSAWRPISLLSCLSKGLERVIGRRLAYLAVKYKVLHPNQAGALPKRSATDIVTALIYDVERALGNGKIATLVTMDVKGAFDAILPNRLVLRLRQQGWPDFLVWWIYHFVSHRKALVRFQDAKTEPAELPCGLPQGSPISPILYLLATTPIYSLLGATERYGYADDTAMLFTGDSLEETTAKANAAIAAMEAWGQQEAFSFDPDKTEVMHFSRKRDRSSPTVCHQGQEVKAQKAMRWLGVWLDRRLTFSTHIDKWSLKASKVVSQLRFVNNTVRGTSAVAARRAVYAVALPTLFYGLDTWFPGFPSESTHRKARTITKTQLSKIQVILNKACHAVLPVWKTTPRVILWKEAAIPPAEIILKQHQARTALRYAMLDAAHPVSRRLRQAQHEVDQSNHPAIHGRTLQRHSRLLRTAACAKEVERPRLIPRRFDDSIPTEAAGNRPPKETAVLQFQHWLQDKPAGFIVFSDGSKTERDTAGYGFAVFHKGRLVDWGSGQLGRREVFDAEIHGALEGLQRALLANLANEPITVCMDNTSVIDCIGTTAPNSSQACFRTFQRVGDKHPYQVSVKWCPGHSNIFGNS